The Medicago truncatula cultivar Jemalong A17 chromosome 4, MtrunA17r5.0-ANR, whole genome shotgun sequence genome includes a region encoding these proteins:
- the LOC25493505 gene encoding PAMP-induced secreted peptide 2 codes for MKSTIHKTEALLVLFMLMNYAFVILEASRPLSIIDTKNSATREEVLDLFDWLSHSLGAIKQGVPIETLGGIKDSGPSSGGPGHKFTDSETLGGIKDSGPSSGGVGHKFTNSETLGGIKDSGPSPGQGHK; via the coding sequence ATGAAAAGCACAATCCATAAAACTGAGGCATTATTAGTTCTCTTCATGTTGATGAACTATGCTTTTGtgatcttagaagcatcacgtCCATTGAGTATCATTGACACCAAAAACTCAGCTACTAGAGAGGAAGTCTTGGATTTGTTCGATTGGTTATCACATTCTCTTGGAGCAATCAAACAAGGTGTGCCAATTGAAACACTCGGAGGGATCAAGGATTCGGGTCCAAGTTCCGGAGGCCCAGGACACAAATTTACCGACAGTGAAACACTCGGAGGGATTAAGGATTCGGGTCCAAGTTCCGGAGGCGTGGGACACAAATTTACCAACAGTGAGACTCTTGGTGGAATTAAGGACTCTGGTCCATCACCTGGCCAAGGACATAAATAA
- the LOC25493506 gene encoding UDP-glycosyltransferase 84B2 — MSVADEKTNINILMVSMALQGHVNPMLNFAKRLISKGVNVTIATTEDGRDRMLKHIDKNSSDSGIKLEFFSDGLSVDFDRSDTKTLVKTIQEKGSKNLSDLITNLTKNETFSCAIVNPFVPWAIDVVAEHEIPCALLWIQASALYSIYYHYFNVTDSFPSLEDLNEKVQLPGLPILEVRDLPSMILPSSPLHFKEMMDDLYKRLNNVKWVLGASFFEIEEEIVKSMDSLTPIYPIGPLVSPFLLGEKEISNVSVDMWNAEDACIGWLDNKPNSSVIYISFGSLVVLSQTQMNNIVTALKNSNKNFLWVVKPANNGGYETKDAAYELPKEFLKETEGRGLVVKWCAQEKVLMHPAVACFLSHCGWNSTLETLITGVPVIGWPSWTDQPTNAMLIQNVFRNGVKVKYGEDGVASVEEIERCIREVLEGPHAGEIKKRATEIKELARKTLQEGGSSSKNFNKFISELVVKNDPRVVQETSISLPGNWFLRTIQGWCRKPQTKR; from the coding sequence ATGTCAGTAGCCGatgaaaaaacaaacattaacATTCTCATGGTGTCAATGGCCTTACAAGGTCACGTCAATCCCATGCTAAACTTCGCCAAACGCCTCATTTCAAAGGGTGTTAACGTCACCATTGCCACAACAGAAGATGGTCGTGACCGCATGCTCAAACACATCGACAAAAATTCTTCTGATTCAGGAATCAAACTCGAGTTCTTTTCTGACGGTCTCAGCGTTGACTTTGACCGCTCCGACACAAAAACCTTAGTCAAAACTATCCAAGAAAAGGGTTCCAAAAACCTATCCGACCTCATCACCAACCTAACCAAAAATGAAACATTTTCATGTGCAATTGTCAATCCATTTGTTCCTTGGGctattgatgttgttgctgaACATGAAATCCCTTGTGCATTGCTTTGGATACAAGCCTCTGCTTTGTATTCAATTTACTATCATTACTTCAACGTCACTGATTCTTTTCCCAGTTTGGAGGATCTAAATGAGAAAGTGCAATTACCTGGGCTACCAATATTAGAGGTAAGAGATCTTCCTTCAATGATACTTCCTTCTAGTCCTCTTCATTTCAAGGAAATGATGGATGATTTATACAAACGTTTGAATAATGTGAAATGGGTTTTAGGTGCttcattttttgaaattgaagaagaaatagtGAAATCAATGGATTCATTAACTCCAATTTATCCTATTGGACCATTGGTTTCACCTTTTCTGTTAGGAGAAAAGGAAATAAGTAATGTTAGTGTTGATATGTGGAATGCTGAAGATGCATGCATAGGTTGGCTTGATAATAAACCAAATTCATCAGTTATTTATATATCATTTGGTAGTTTGGTTGTGTTATCACAAACACAAATGAATAATATAGTTACAGCTTTGAAGAATAGCAACAAGAATTTTTTGTGGGTTGTTAAGCCAGCAAATAATGGAGGATATGAAACAAAGGATGCTGCTTATGAATTACCAAAAGAGTTTTTGAAAGAGACTGAAGGGAGAGGTTTGGTTGTGAAATGGTGTGCACAGGAGAAGGTGTTAATGCACCCTGCTGTTGCTTGTTTTCTAAGTCATTGTGGTTGGAACTCAACACTTGAGACATTGATAACTGGTGTGCCTGTTATTGGTTGGCCATCTTGGACTGACCAACCAACAAATGCTATGCTTATTCAGAATGTGTTTAGGAATGGTGTAAAAGTGAAATATGGGGAAGATGGGGTTGCAAGTGTAGAAGAGATTGAGAGGTGTATTAGGGAGGTTTTGGAAGGGCCACATGCTGGTGAGATTAAGAAGAGGGCTACAGAAATTAAAGAGTTGGCAAGAAAAACTTTACAGGAAGGTGGTAGTTCTAGCAAGAACTTCAATAAGTTTATCAGTGAATTGGTTGTTAAGAACGATCCAAGGGTGGTGCAAGAAACTTCAATAAGTTTACCAGGGAATTGGTTTTTAAGAACGATCCAAGGGTGGTGCAGGAAACCTCAGACAAAGAGGTAA